In Rhodothermales bacterium, the genomic window TGGCGTAGCCGAGGTACGCGATGCGCTCGAAGGCTCGCGTCGCGCCCGACGGTTTCCGCACGCCGAGGTACGCGACCGGCAGCGCGAGGGCACCCGCAAGGATCGCTGCCGGCGCGCTCGCGCTGCACGAGTCCCACAGCGCCGCGCCGAGGTCGCCCCACGTCCCGTGGTCGGTGCTGCGCCCGAGCCAATAGAGCACCGTCACGACGGGCAGCCCGACGGAGGCGAGCCCGAGTCCGCCCGCGAAGCCGTACGCCGGAATCCGCCACCGCCCGAGCGCTGCCGGCTTCGGGCGGCGGGCGAGGCCCTGTCCGGCGCGGTGGAACCGCTGCCCGCGCAGCAGCCGCGCCTCGCCGAGCAGGAGCGCGCCCGTCAGCGCGAGCAGCATCAGCGCCAGCCACGCCGCGTACACCCGGTCGTACGAGGCGGCGTACTGGAGGTAGATCGCGTAGCTGAACGTCTCGAACCGCATCAGCGACACGACGCCGAAGTCGCCGAGCACATGCAGCGCGATGAGGAGGCCGCCCGAGAGGAACGCCGGGCGGAGCTGCGGCAGCACGACGGAGCGCACGACTTCGCCCCGGCCCACGCCGAGCGACCGCGCCGACTCCTCCAGCGCCGGGTCGAGCCCGAGGAGGGCCGAGCGGAGGCCGAGGAAGAGGTACGGGAAGGTGTAGAGGCTCAGCGCCAGCCACGCCCCGACGAACCCGCTCGGCCGCGGCACGACGAGGCCGGTGAGGCTCGCGAGCGTCCCGTTCGGCCCGGCCGTGGCGAGCAGGGCGTACGCCATGACGTAGCCCGGCACCGCGAGCGGGAGCACGCCGAGGAGCGTGAACGCCCGCCGCGCTCGCAGATCCGTCCGCGTCACGAGCCACGCGAGTGGGAGCGCGAGCGCCGTCGCGAGCGCGAGCACGGCCGCCGCGAGCGCCACCGTGTTCCCAAGCAGCCGGAGGTTCCGCATCCGGAAGACGAGCGACGCCAGCTCGCCCGCGTCGGCTCCGAACGCCCGCACCACGAGATACCCGAGCGGCACCACGACGCCCACGACGACGAGCGCCGCCGGCAGCCACAGGTACCACCGGGCGACGAGCGACGAACGGCGGGCGGCAAGCGTCGGCATCGTCACCCCCTCATCCTGGACCTCGCCGTAGAGACGCAGCATGCTGCGTCTCTACCTCGGCCCGATTCGCAGGCCCTGCTCACAGCAGGTCTTCGTCGCGCAGGAGCCGGAGCGTCCCGTCCATGTCGCGCAGCCGCTCGAAGTCGAGGTCAGGGCCGAGTTGGAGAGCTTCGTCAAAGGGCATGAAGTAGGCCGGGAGGCGGGCGCTTCGCACGACGGGGTACTCGAAGACGGTCTCGGCCGCCGCCGTTTGCGTCTCGGCGGAGAGCAGATAGTTCAGAAACAGGAGGGCGTTATCGCGGTGCGTCGCCGTCGCGAGGACGCCGGCGCCGGTCACGAGCGCGAGGTTGCCGACGTCGCCGGGCGCGAAGCGGTGAATGGCCACGGGCGCGTCGCTGCCTTCCATCTCCTCACCCTCCTCGCCGCCGTGCAGCACGCGGAGGACGTAGTAGTGGTTCGTCAGCGCCACGTCGATCTCGCCGGCGGCGAGGGCTTCGAGCATCGGCGTGTTCGAGCTGTACGCCTTCGGCTCCAGGTCCTTCATCCCTTCGAGCCACGTCCGCGTCGTGTCGGTGCCGTACGTGATCTCCATCGCCGTGACGAAGTCCTGGAAGCTGGAGTAGGTCGGCGTCCAGCCGATCCGTCCGCGCAGCGCGTCCAATTCGGGGAGGTCCAGCACCGAAGCGGGAAGCGAGGCCGCGTCGACGCGCTGCGGGTGGTAGGCGAGCACGCGGAAGCGCGTCGTCACCGGCACCCAGAGCCCGCTCGACGGGACGAAGGCAGCGGGCATCCCGAGGAGGCTGTCGGGCAACTGAGTGAGGAGCCCCGCGGTGTTCGCCGCGCCGAGTGCGCCGGACGTGTTCGCCCAGAACAGATCGGCCGCGCTCCGGTCACCCTCTTCTTCGAGCGCCGCGAGCAGCTCGGCGTCGCGGCCGTAGCGGACCTGCACGTCGATGCCGGTCTCCTCGCGGAAGCGGTCCACGATGGGCTCGACGAGGGCCTGGCTGCGGCCTGCGTAAACGACGAGTTCGCCCGGCGCGGCAGTTTCGCCGTCAGCGGGAGCGGGCTGCTCCTCGCTGCCGCACGCGGCGAGGGCGAGGAGGAGAAATAGGGTGAGGGAGGGGGCGAGGAAGCGGCGCATCGGGGTGTGGTCTTGTTTAGATCGGATCAAAATAAGGTAGCCAACACCTCCGGGCGCGAGTTCGAGAACACCGTGAAATGCCGGGGGCCGCACAGACCCCTTCGGCCGCATTCGCCTGCCAGATCCGTAGGGGCGGACCCACGTGTCCGCCCGGCTCAAAAGAAACCGGCTCAAAAGAAAAGGGCCCCGGCGATGCGTCGCCGGGGCCCTGGAGAAAAGCGCGGAGATGTGGTTACGGGACGTGGATGAGCCGCCGCGTCGCCGTCTGGCTCCCCGCCGTCAGCCGGACGAGGTAAAGCCCGGGCGGGAGGTCGCGCGCGGCGAACGTCACCTCGTGCGTGCCGGCCGGTCGCGTGCCCTCGGCGACCGTCGCCACCCGACGGCCGAGCGCGTCGAAGACTTCGAGGCGGATCTCGGTCGGGGCGGGGAGGGCGAACGCCAGCGTCGTCGCGTCGCGGAACGGGTTCGGGAACGGCGCGTCGAGCGCGAAGGCGCGAGGCGCCGTCTCGTCGTCGTTCGCCGTCGGGAGCGGGGCGAAGTCGAACTGCGCGTAGACCGGGAGG contains:
- a CDS encoding iron ABC transporter permease, whose product is MLRLYGEVQDEGVTMPTLAARRSSLVARWYLWLPAALVVVGVVVPLGYLVVRAFGADAGELASLVFRMRNLRLLGNTVALAAAVLALATALALPLAWLVTRTDLRARRAFTLLGVLPLAVPGYVMAYALLATAGPNGTLASLTGLVVPRPSGFVGAWLALSLYTFPYLFLGLRSALLGLDPALEESARSLGVGRGEVVRSVVLPQLRPAFLSGGLLIALHVLGDFGVVSLMRFETFSYAIYLQYAASYDRVYAAWLALMLLALTGALLLGEARLLRGQRFHRAGQGLARRPKPAALGRWRIPAYGFAGGLGLASVGLPVVTVLYWLGRSTDHGTWGDLGAALWDSCSASAPAAILAGALALPVAYLGVRKPSGATRAFERIAYLGYATPPLAFALALVFFSLRAVPWAYQTLGLLVVAYALHFLAEAIGPLRSALYQAPPQTEEAARSLGLGPLRAFFTATFPLLRRGLVVSVAFVFLSALKELPITFLLSPLGFQSLATRMWSAASESLFSVAAPYALVLILTSTVLVGLLLAERKT
- a CDS encoding extracellular solute-binding protein yields the protein MRRFLAPSLTLFLLLALAACGSEEQPAPADGETAAPGELVVYAGRSQALVEPIVDRFREETGIDVQVRYGRDAELLAALEEEGDRSAADLFWANTSGALGAANTAGLLTQLPDSLLGMPAAFVPSSGLWVPVTTRFRVLAYHPQRVDAASLPASVLDLPELDALRGRIGWTPTYSSFQDFVTAMEITYGTDTTRTWLEGMKDLEPKAYSSNTPMLEALAAGEIDVALTNHYYVLRVLHGGEEGEEMEGSDAPVAIHRFAPGDVGNLALVTGAGVLATATHRDNALLFLNYLLSAETQTAAAETVFEYPVVRSARLPAYFMPFDEALQLGPDLDFERLRDMDGTLRLLRDEDLL